A single genomic interval of Vulpes vulpes isolate BD-2025 chromosome 3, VulVul3, whole genome shotgun sequence harbors:
- the LOC112933335 gene encoding transcription elongation factor A protein-like 8, producing MKKSCEENEGKPQNMPKTEADRPSEDVPQEGEGSLQPSEEGVSQEAGGNLRGGLIQLGLGFKEDIPARLLNPEEMIRGVDELERLREEIRRVRNEFVMMHWKQRHSRSHP from the coding sequence atgAAAAAGTCttgtgaagaaaatgaaggaaaaccaCAGAACATGCCAAAGACCGAGGCAGACCGCCCTTCAGAAGATGTAccacaggagggagaaggaagtcTTCAACCTTCTGAAGAAGGTGTAAGCCAAGAAGCAGGAGGAAATCTTAGAGGAGGGCTGATCCAACTTGGCCTGGGGTTTAAAGAGGACATTCCTGCGAGGCTTTTGAACCCTGAAGAAATGATAAGAGGAGTAGATGAGTTGGAAAGGCTTAGGGAAGAGATAAGAAGAGTAAGAAACGAGTTTGTGATGATGCATTGGAAGCAAAGACATTCACGTAGCCATCCTTAA